A genomic window from Deinobacterium chartae includes:
- the rplQ gene encoding 50S ribosomal protein L17 yields the protein MRHGRTGRKLNRNSSARIALARAQATALLREGRIQTTLPKAKELRSFVEKLITTAKGGDLHARRLISREILDVEVQRKLMNEIAPKYGDRQGGYTRILKIGVRRGDAAPVALIELI from the coding sequence ATGCGTCACGGTAGAACCGGCCGCAAGCTGAACCGCAACAGCAGCGCCCGCATCGCCCTGGCCCGCGCCCAGGCGACCGCGCTGCTGCGCGAGGGCCGCATCCAGACCACCCTGCCCAAGGCCAAGGAGCTGCGCTCCTTCGTCGAGAAGCTGATCACCACTGCCAAGGGCGGCGACCTGCACGCCCGCCGTCTGATCTCGCGCGAGATCCTCGACGTCGAGGTGCAGCGCAAGCTGATGAACGAGATCGCCCCCAAGTACGGCGACCGTCAGGGCGGTTACACCCGTATCCTGAAGATCGGCGTGCGCCGCGGCGACGCTGCCCCCGTGGCCCTGATCGAGCTGATCTGA
- a CDS encoding alpha/beta hydrolase has product MPRSPGFFARARSLPLAALLLGSLAAAAPTTRELRVDLGDFTTRAQLTLPSGKGPFPTVLLIPGSGPSDLDASIYRYDLEGPQLVSRNFKTLAEQLADAGIASVRYNKRYVSGAEDVDFARYGQLTLKDLLSDAARVLEATRRQPQVDRRRLFLYGWSEGSLIASALAARQPELRGLILQSPVALPLKTTFRYQQLEVAPGLLRRLAPNGRVSAQTLERLKAQNTTLATNLLYLLAEPRGLSQGKLEVNPELDRDDSGSIDIDREYLPAAREQLEAALGAGGEMAIYGPRALPSVQLQSRRLRQIPLLILQGQQDGNTPAWGASLLGRLLDYQRHPDFTVRLYGGLGHGLGRAESIYDESFRPMAPEPRRDLIAWIQRHAR; this is encoded by the coding sequence CGCAGCGCCCACTACCCGGGAACTGCGCGTCGATCTGGGAGACTTCACGACCCGTGCCCAGCTCACGCTGCCCAGCGGAAAAGGACCTTTCCCGACCGTGCTGCTGATCCCCGGATCGGGCCCCAGCGATCTCGACGCCAGCATCTACCGCTACGACCTCGAGGGTCCGCAACTGGTCTCGCGGAACTTCAAGACCTTAGCCGAGCAGCTGGCAGACGCGGGGATCGCCTCGGTGCGCTACAACAAGCGCTACGTCAGCGGCGCAGAGGACGTGGACTTTGCCCGCTACGGCCAGCTGACCCTCAAAGATCTGCTGAGCGACGCCGCCAGGGTCCTCGAGGCCACGCGCCGACAACCGCAGGTGGACCGACGGCGGCTGTTCCTGTACGGCTGGAGCGAGGGGTCACTGATCGCCTCTGCCCTCGCAGCGCGGCAGCCCGAGCTGCGAGGCCTGATTCTGCAGAGCCCGGTGGCCCTGCCCCTGAAAACAACCTTCCGCTATCAGCAGCTCGAGGTCGCTCCGGGCCTGCTGCGCCGCTTGGCCCCGAACGGACGCGTCAGCGCCCAGACCCTCGAGCGGCTCAAAGCCCAAAACACCACCCTGGCCACCAACTTGCTGTATCTGCTGGCCGAACCGCGCGGGCTGTCGCAGGGCAAGCTCGAGGTCAACCCGGAGCTGGACCGCGACGACAGCGGCAGCATCGACATCGACCGCGAGTACCTTCCGGCAGCGCGCGAGCAGCTCGAGGCAGCCCTGGGAGCGGGCGGCGAGATGGCGATCTACGGTCCCCGAGCGCTGCCCAGCGTGCAGCTGCAAAGCCGCCGCCTGCGGCAGATCCCGCTGCTGATCTTGCAGGGTCAGCAAGACGGTAACACCCCGGCCTGGGGAGCCAGCCTGCTCGGACGCCTGCTCGACTACCAGCGCCACCCGGACTTCACCGTGCGGCTGTACGGCGGACTGGGCCACGGGCTGGGACGTGCAGAGAGCATCTACGACGAGAGCTTCCGACCCATGGCGCCGGAACCTCGGCGCGACCTGATCGCCTGGATTCAACGTCACGCCCGCTGA
- the rpsD gene encoding 30S ribosomal protein S4, translating to MGRYTGPVVKLSRREGVNLVESDKVQKYLDRRPYAPGQHGQRRKGRASDYSVRLREKQKLIRIYGMGEKQFSNLFAEASNTPGVTGTVFLQLLESRLDNVVFRLGIASTRRQARQFVGHGHILVNGKRVDIPSYRVKPGDEIRVSDKSKSLGQIVENVELAKKRKSSPWLSFNPDDMSGQYLRLPAREDLALPINENFIIEYYSR from the coding sequence ATGGGTCGTTACACTGGTCCTGTTGTTAAACTGAGCCGCCGCGAGGGCGTGAACCTCGTCGAGTCGGACAAGGTTCAAAAGTACCTCGATCGTCGTCCCTACGCTCCTGGCCAGCACGGCCAGCGCCGCAAGGGCCGCGCCAGCGACTACTCGGTGCGTCTGCGTGAAAAGCAGAAGCTGATCCGCATCTACGGCATGGGCGAGAAGCAGTTCTCCAACCTGTTCGCCGAGGCCAGCAACACCCCCGGCGTGACCGGCACCGTGTTCCTGCAGCTGCTCGAGTCGCGCCTGGATAACGTCGTGTTCCGCCTGGGCATCGCCTCGACCCGCCGTCAGGCCCGTCAGTTCGTGGGCCACGGCCACATCCTGGTCAACGGCAAGCGCGTGGACATCCCCTCGTACCGCGTCAAGCCCGGCGACGAGATTCGCGTCTCGGACAAGAGCAAGAGCCTCGGCCAGATCGTCGAGAACGTCGAGCTCGCCAAGAAGCGCAAGAGCAGCCCGTGGCTGTCCTTTAACCCGGACGACATGAGCGGCCAGTACCTGCGCCTGCCCGCCCGCGAGGACCTGGCGCTGCCCATTAACGAGAACTTCATCATCGAGTACTACTCGCGTTAA
- a CDS encoding DNA-directed RNA polymerase subunit alpha, which produces MENKRPQLKARIDGNYGEFILEPLARGYGVTLGNPLRRILLSSIPGTAVTSVYIEDVLHEFSTIPGVTEDVIQIILNLKELVVKFHAPGTKTLTLRAQGPKVVTAADFEVPMDAEIVNPDLVIAHLAEDGRLVMEVRVEEGEGYVPADKHATKDRINSIPVDAIYTPVRRVAYHVEDTRVGQQTDLDRLILRIWTDGSIDPKHALDEAVNILRSQLSVFSDNVELPVHTQVAHPEPVASTTSVNPEPYPELDQPKVTLEGLGLTTRVLHSLKEEGIDSVDALCALSDRDLKKVPGIGERSLDEIKQQLALYGLSLKE; this is translated from the coding sequence GTGGAGAATAAGAGACCGCAGCTCAAGGCCCGCATTGACGGGAACTACGGCGAGTTCATCCTCGAGCCGCTCGCCCGCGGTTACGGCGTGACGCTCGGCAACCCCTTACGCCGCATCCTGCTCTCGAGCATTCCGGGGACTGCGGTCACCAGCGTGTACATCGAAGATGTTCTGCACGAGTTCTCCACGATCCCTGGGGTTACCGAGGATGTCATCCAGATCATCCTCAACCTCAAGGAACTGGTCGTGAAGTTCCACGCTCCCGGGACCAAGACCCTGACGCTGCGTGCGCAGGGCCCCAAGGTCGTGACCGCAGCGGACTTCGAGGTGCCGATGGACGCCGAGATCGTCAACCCCGATCTCGTCATCGCTCACCTCGCCGAAGACGGCCGACTGGTGATGGAGGTGCGCGTCGAGGAAGGCGAAGGCTACGTCCCCGCCGACAAGCACGCCACCAAGGACCGTATCAACTCCATTCCCGTGGACGCGATCTACACGCCGGTGCGCCGCGTGGCCTACCACGTCGAGGACACCCGCGTCGGTCAGCAGACCGACCTGGACCGTCTGATCCTGCGCATCTGGACCGACGGCAGCATCGACCCCAAGCATGCGCTCGACGAGGCCGTGAACATCCTGCGTTCGCAGCTGAGCGTTTTTAGCGACAACGTCGAACTGCCGGTCCATACCCAGGTCGCTCACCCCGAGCCGGTGGCCAGCACGACCAGCGTCAACCCCGAGCCGTACCCGGAGCTGGACCAGCCCAAGGTGACCCTCGAGGGCCTGGGGCTGACCACCCGCGTGCTGCACTCGCTCAAGGAAGAGGGCATCGACAGCGTGGACGCGCTGTGCGCCCTCTCGGACCGCGACCTGAAGAAGGTTCCCGGTATCGGCGAGCGCTCGCTCGACGAGATCAAGCAGCAGCTCGCGCTGTACGGCCTGAGCCTCAAGGAGTAA